The following are encoded together in the Geobacter sulfurreducens PCA genome:
- a CDS encoding sulfate adenylyltransferase subunit 1, which translates to MSQSETLKIVIVGHVDHGKSTLIGRLFYDTGSIPEARRQEIAATCKAQGRPFEFAYLMDALEEERVQNITIDTASSFFSTSRRRYVIIDAPGHKQFLKNMITGAASADAAILLVDGTEGVREQTKRHAHVLSLLGIRQVVVAVNKLDMIDYDRQRFQEVENDIRAFLHSLHIVPAHVIPISAREGENMAGRQGHTPWYAGPTILEALDAFGDVRGDATLPLRLPVQDVYTWDGRRIYAGRVETGEIRQGDEVIFQPSGKVTRVKSVEKWREPGLERAGAGECVGITTEDELFVERGEIIARLQQAPIRTREFRASIFWLADTPFRAGATYTIKLATAEVQAVAVDIEERLDSSTLEVIGRHEPELQPTEVGTVLFSLKTPLAVDRYGENVRTGRFVIQDSLQIGGGGTIQTVEGDADRAVRRFSLDDFQVGADGARVVDLSLERNGVELDVTPGFLDHLSAGNRLIVRLRDPVQIEPVALLAYEHNLGFVFSRDRDRVNVVLYRERDGGAEARAAA; encoded by the coding sequence ATGAGCCAGTCTGAAACACTGAAGATAGTTATTGTGGGGCATGTTGACCACGGCAAGTCAACCCTGATCGGCCGCCTTTTCTACGACACCGGCAGCATTCCCGAAGCCCGCCGCCAGGAGATCGCCGCAACCTGCAAGGCCCAGGGGCGCCCGTTCGAGTTCGCTTACCTCATGGATGCGTTGGAAGAGGAACGGGTCCAGAACATCACCATCGATACGGCATCCAGTTTCTTTTCCACATCCCGCCGCCGGTACGTGATTATCGATGCACCCGGCCACAAGCAGTTCCTCAAGAATATGATCACCGGCGCAGCCAGCGCGGACGCGGCAATCCTGCTGGTGGACGGCACCGAGGGGGTCCGCGAGCAGACCAAGCGCCACGCCCATGTCCTATCGCTCCTCGGCATCCGCCAGGTGGTGGTGGCGGTCAATAAGCTGGACATGATCGACTATGACCGGCAACGGTTCCAGGAGGTGGAGAACGACATCCGGGCCTTCCTCCATTCGCTCCACATCGTGCCGGCCCACGTCATCCCCATCTCCGCAAGGGAAGGGGAGAACATGGCCGGCCGCCAGGGTCACACTCCCTGGTACGCGGGCCCCACGATCCTGGAGGCACTGGATGCCTTTGGCGACGTGCGGGGGGACGCAACGCTGCCCCTTCGTCTGCCGGTTCAGGATGTCTACACGTGGGATGGCCGCAGGATCTACGCGGGGCGGGTCGAGACCGGCGAGATACGGCAGGGAGATGAGGTGATCTTTCAGCCTTCGGGAAAGGTTACCCGGGTCAAGAGTGTGGAAAAGTGGCGCGAGCCGGGGCTGGAGCGGGCCGGGGCCGGTGAGTGCGTCGGCATCACCACCGAGGATGAGCTGTTCGTGGAACGGGGAGAGATCATAGCCCGCCTGCAGCAAGCGCCCATCCGCACCCGGGAATTCCGGGCCAGCATCTTCTGGCTCGCCGATACGCCGTTCAGGGCAGGAGCCACCTACACCATAAAGCTCGCGACAGCCGAGGTGCAGGCAGTGGCGGTAGACATCGAGGAACGACTCGATTCCTCGACCCTGGAGGTGATCGGCCGCCATGAGCCCGAGCTGCAGCCAACCGAGGTGGGAACCGTCCTGTTCAGCCTCAAGACACCGCTGGCAGTGGACCGGTACGGCGAGAACGTCCGAACGGGTCGCTTCGTTATTCAGGACAGCCTCCAGATCGGCGGGGGCGGAACTATTCAGACTGTGGAGGGTGACGCGGACCGCGCGGTCCGGCGCTTCAGCCTGGACGACTTCCAGGTCGGCGCAGACGGCGCGCGCGTGGTGGATCTCTCTCTTGAGCGAAACGGTGTTGAACTGGATGTGACGCCGGGCTTCCTTGATCACCTCTCCGCCGGCAACCGGCTGATCGTGAGGTTGA
- a CDS encoding recombinase family protein, translating into MAMIGYARVSTEDQDLTAQVKQLTEAGCDRLYREKVSGVKRDRPELVAMLDYVREGDVVVVCKLDRIARSTAHLLEITETLERKGVAFRVLNLNLDTTTPTGKLMLTMLGAIATFEREMMLERQREGIATAKAEGRYTGRKATAKAKAGEVLSLIAQGKGKQTVADELGIGVASVYRIIQEHKGSVGNAC; encoded by the coding sequence ATGGCAATGATAGGTTATGCAAGGGTGAGCACTGAGGATCAAGACCTGACAGCACAGGTGAAGCAACTAACTGAGGCCGGTTGTGATCGTCTCTACCGGGAAAAGGTGTCAGGTGTGAAGCGTGATCGACCTGAACTGGTGGCGATGTTGGATTACGTGCGTGAGGGTGACGTTGTGGTGGTCTGCAAGCTGGACAGGATCGCCAGGAGTACGGCACACCTTCTTGAGATAACCGAGACGCTAGAGAGGAAGGGCGTAGCCTTTCGGGTGTTGAACCTGAACCTTGATACCACAACGCCCACAGGCAAGCTCATGTTGACAATGTTGGGGGCAATCGCCACGTTTGAACGGGAGATGATGCTTGAGAGGCAACGGGAAGGGATCGCCACGGCGAAGGCAGAGGGACGCTACACAGGGCGGAAGGCCACGGCGAAGGCAAAGGCGGGGGAAGTGTTGAGCCTCATTGCACAAGGCAAGGGAAAGCAGACCGTAGCGGATGAACTTGGGATCGGGGTAGCATCGGTTTACCGGATCATTCAGGAGCACAAGGGTTCGGTTGGCAATGCCTGTTGA
- a CDS encoding BRO-N domain-containing protein produces MRVVMIDNEPWFVAADVCKVLEIQNVSKAVSALDPDEKGLTTSYTPGGPQKVTVINEPGLYSLIMTSRKPSAKQFKRWGGLRFSRQREKPQRWTTPRLTKM; encoded by the coding sequence GTGCGGGTCGTAATGATCGACAATGAACCGTGGTTTGTGGCGGCCGATGTTTGCAAGGTGCTGGAGATTCAAAACGTTTCAAAGGCGGTCAGCGCATTGGACCCTGACGAGAAGGGTCTAACTACAAGTTATACCCCCGGTGGACCGCAGAAGGTTACGGTCATTAACGAACCCGGCCTTTACTCCCTCATCATGACAAGCCGCAAGCCTTCAGCGAAGCAGTTCAAACGGTGGGGTGGACTACGTTTCTCACGCCAACGTGAAAAACCCCAAAGGTGGACTACACCTCGTTTAACGAAAATGTGA
- a CDS encoding phosphoadenylyl-sulfate reductase — protein sequence MAIEKHSSLPQIPENATPLEILRIGIEAAGGAVSLACSFSVEDVIIIDLITSHDLPVGIFAIDTGRLPEETHEVAEAIVSRYGVGIDWYFPRNDEVERLLRGKGPFSFRESLVNRHQCCHIRKVEPLGRALAGLAGWVTGVRRAHGVTRANLAPLEIDDTNGGIVKINPLLDWTDSQVWAYAEARRLPVNRLHHQGYPSIGCAPCTRAVTPGQPPRSGRWWWEDPEHKECGLHRR from the coding sequence ATGGCCATAGAGAAGCATTCATCACTGCCCCAGATCCCTGAAAATGCCACTCCACTGGAGATACTCAGAATTGGTATCGAAGCGGCGGGCGGTGCCGTGAGCCTTGCCTGCTCCTTTTCAGTCGAAGACGTAATCATCATCGACCTGATCACGTCCCATGATCTTCCGGTGGGAATCTTCGCCATAGACACCGGGCGGCTTCCCGAGGAGACCCATGAGGTCGCCGAGGCTATCGTCTCCAGGTACGGAGTGGGCATTGACTGGTATTTCCCCCGCAACGACGAGGTGGAGCGGCTGCTGCGGGGGAAAGGGCCGTTTTCGTTCCGTGAAAGCCTTGTCAATCGCCACCAGTGTTGTCATATCCGCAAAGTGGAGCCGCTGGGGCGTGCCCTGGCGGGGCTGGCCGGCTGGGTGACGGGCGTGCGGCGGGCCCACGGTGTGACACGGGCTAATCTCGCTCCTCTTGAGATTGATGACACCAACGGCGGTATCGTGAAGATCAATCCCCTCCTGGACTGGACCGACTCCCAGGTATGGGCGTATGCGGAGGCACGGCGGCTACCGGTGAATCGCCTCCATCACCAGGGGTATCCGTCCATCGGCTGCGCCCCCTGCACCCGGGCCGTTACCCCAGGCCAGCCCCCCCGGTCGGGGCGCTGGTGGTGGGAAGATCCTGAGCACAAGGAATGCGGGCTGCACCGGCGCTGA
- a CDS encoding antA/AntB antirepressor family protein — MKVLSAGTVNAVDARELHKALGVRKDFSSWIKEQIVKAMLVDGVDYITAQGLSSPKSGSTKARPQKTIEYLISLDAAKQICVMGWTMRVFTEKGRNPKGGRPTVDYCSFHENVKQTKHGGHNRLDYEVFRVFPINP; from the coding sequence GTGAAAGTACTCAGTGCCGGGACAGTCAACGCAGTAGACGCAAGGGAGCTACATAAGGCCCTTGGGGTGCGCAAAGACTTCTCCTCTTGGATTAAGGAACAGATCGTTAAGGCTATGTTGGTCGATGGGGTGGACTATATCACCGCTCAAGGTTTGAGCTCCCCGAAATCGGGGAGCACAAAAGCGCGTCCTCAAAAGACCATCGAATACCTCATCTCTTTAGACGCCGCCAAGCAGATTTGCGTGATGGGGTGGACTATGAGGGTTTTCACCGAAAAAGGGAGAAACCCCAAAGGTGGTCGCCCAACGGTGGACTATTGTTCATTTCACGAAAATGTGAAGCAAACGAAGCATGGCGGCCACAACCGTCTTGACTATGAGGTTTTCCGGGTTTTCCCGATAAACCCCTAA
- the cysD gene encoding sulfate adenylyltransferase subunit CysD, with protein sequence MNSHLDELEAQSIYIFREAYRKFENLAMLYSVGKDSTTMIHLARKAFFGRIPFPLVHIDTTYKYPEMIEYRDRMAREWGADLIVGRNESAIAAGTGPEQGRLDCCAKLKTDGLSQTIERHGFNGLFLGIRRDEEGSRAKERVFSPRDKNFEWSYKDQPPELWDQFNTTFAPGTHIRVHPILHWTELDIWLYIQREGIELCPLYFARDGKRFRSLGCMPCTGPIQSNAVTVEEIIEELRAIKTPERAGRAQDQENTYAMQKLRAKGYM encoded by the coding sequence ATGAACAGCCATCTTGACGAACTCGAAGCGCAATCCATCTACATCTTTCGCGAGGCATACCGGAAGTTCGAGAATCTCGCCATGCTCTATTCGGTGGGCAAAGACTCCACCACCATGATCCATTTGGCCCGCAAGGCCTTTTTCGGACGAATTCCCTTTCCGCTGGTGCACATCGACACCACCTACAAATATCCGGAAATGATCGAATATCGGGACCGCATGGCACGGGAGTGGGGCGCGGACCTGATCGTCGGGCGCAACGAATCGGCCATTGCCGCCGGCACGGGGCCCGAACAGGGGAGACTCGACTGCTGCGCCAAGCTCAAGACCGACGGCCTGAGTCAGACCATCGAGCGTCACGGTTTCAACGGCCTCTTTCTCGGCATCCGCCGGGACGAGGAGGGAAGCCGGGCCAAGGAACGGGTTTTTTCGCCCCGCGACAAGAACTTCGAGTGGTCCTACAAGGACCAGCCGCCCGAACTGTGGGACCAGTTCAACACGACCTTTGCGCCGGGCACCCACATCCGGGTCCACCCGATCCTGCACTGGACCGAACTGGACATCTGGCTCTACATCCAGCGGGAAGGGATCGAACTCTGCCCCCTGTACTTCGCCCGGGACGGCAAACGGTTCCGCTCCCTCGGCTGCATGCCCTGCACCGGCCCCATCCAGTCGAACGCCGTCACGGTGGAGGAGATCATCGAGGAGCTCCGCGCCATCAAGACACCGGAGCGGGCCGGCCGGGCCCAGGACCAGGAAAACACCTATGCCATGCAGAAGCTGCGGGCCAAGGGCTACATGTAA